Proteins found in one Misgurnus anguillicaudatus chromosome 3, ASM2758022v2, whole genome shotgun sequence genomic segment:
- the LOC129443828 gene encoding uncharacterized protein: MMDVMCCKSVGTDLSMLDIDDFMTEISQLKKEVALLETKLRLRGDEGLKREDSELSLTLLCYTESKHTDAQDTTVCDSNQDLQDDESTDQTSTESLDSVCNAGEQQQILQTKPKMSSDKHIDCRNLTMDIKSEPTAIKTEPTADEYEDNHNDYQDLILSTIKTGLTAVFSLCVIEKDVKSDLCLDGEITSSTLSCITGGETLSSQRHLEKHERKHTKDELFTCKRCKISFTTLQEKELHLQEHKEKKIKFHCQQCGKDFGFFSHLKRHIRKHSGEKPFHCTDCGKNFRSKRNLVIHKRIHTGEKPYECPHCEKRFNHKPHLKSHVRIHTNERPYPCSQCDKAFRESWSLKAHQTIHSEEKHYQCSHCDKRFCQKLYLIRHERVHTRQKPCICSICGKRFVYSGSLQNHQKKHTEVIVVS, encoded by the exons atgatggatgtgatgtgctgtaaatcagtaggaactgatctgtccatgctggatattgatgatttcatgacagaaatctctcagctgaagaaagaggtggcgttactggagacaaagctgagattaagaggagatgaaggactgaagagagag GACTCCGAGCTCAGTCTGactttactctgttatactgagtcaaagcacacagacgctcaggacactacagtgtgtgacagtaatcaGGACTTACAGGATGATGAATCtactgatcaaacctccacagagtctctggattctgtctgtaacgctggagaacagcagcagatcctgcagaccaaaccCAAGATGtcttcagacaaacacatcGACTGTAGGAACCTCACGATGGATATAAAATCTGAACCCACAGCaataaaaactgaacccacagcaGATGAATATGAAGACAATCACAATGATTATCAGGATTTAATTCTGTCAA CTATAAAAACGGGACTGACAGCTGTCTTCAGTCTCTGTGTGATAGAGAAAG atgtgaagagtgatTTATGTTTGGATGGAGAAATAACGTCCTcgactctttcctgcatcaccgGTGGAGAGACATTgagctcacagagacatttagagaaacatgagagaaaacacacaaaagatGAACTCTTCACCTGCAAGAGATGtaagatcagctttactaccttacaagagaaggAACTTCATTTACAAGAGCACAAAGAGAAGAAGATAAAGTTTCACTGTCAGCAGTGTGGGAAGGATTTTGGCTTCTTCTCTCATCTGAAACGTCACATAAGGAAACACAGTGGTGAAAAGCCTTTCCACTGCACTGATTGTGGCAAAAATTTCCGCAGCAAAAGAAATCTTGTTATTCATAagagaattcacacaggagaaaaaccatacgagtgtcctcactgtgagaagagattCAACCACAAACCTCATCTGAAGAGTCATGTGCGTAtacacaccaatgagagaccgTATCCGTGCAGTCAATGTGACAAAGCCTTTAGGGAATCATGGTCATTAAAAGCACACCAGACTATTCACTCTGAAGAAAAACACTATCaatgttcacactgtgataaacGTTTCTGTCAGAAATTGTATCTGATACgccatgagagagttcacactcGACAGAAACCTTGTATATGCTCGATCTGTGGAAAGAGATTTGTTTATTCTGGAAGTCTTCAGAATCATCAGAAGAAACATACTGAAGTCATCGTAGTGTCTTAA